One Triplophysa rosa linkage group LG9, Trosa_1v2, whole genome shotgun sequence genomic window carries:
- the acoxl gene encoding acyl-coenzyme A oxidase-like protein isoform X2, which yields MDQIQSGSSLLRYLDGEFWEIKDALREEIPKCELFQSSSYELTLDQNRDLTADRFHHILRLPLMKRHLKDQVKEKQKGFTAKSLSITELICSADMATGVKVGVVCALYGGAVSNLGSSEQKEKWYLPVSELEFTGMFAMTERGHGSNVRGILTEARYNQSTQEFIIHTPSKDAQKMYIGNAMKGNVAAVFAQLIINGELHGPHCFIVPIRDQNGVMWPGVSVIDMMHKEGLHGVDNGILIFEHVRIPREYLLSKFGFVAADGRYSSPIPSKQSRFNAMLAALTPTRLCLTVQAMAAMKLGLIIAVRYSHSRRQFGPKDQDEVKIIEHQTQNLRLMPHLAAALALTFTTRYAADLMDDALYHGRDLQSNRSLQALVAGLKAYSTWQNLACLQDCRECTGGMGFMMENRIPSLKCDSDVFVTFEGDNMVMLQVVVRELLTQYTKQMGNNLVMGLLRNWSSSASDSLRTSFLSFSVDKVGDLTFLLKAVRYRERVLQRSLASRLHSKVEKNKEEFFMAWNSCLHHVTTLATAHIHRVTLEQFALAVQECPDGDDRALLDKFCLLHGTSLVYQERAWYLEHNYLTANASRQIRSQLLELCRSVKDDALKVVADFNIPPCCIQAPIAGVANPRAEWAFYAQPQYPGGTQPQSKL from the exons atgGACCAAATACAGTCTGGGAGCAGTCTGCTCAGATATCTGGATGGAGAATTCTGGGAGATTAAAGATGCGCTGCGGGAAGAGATTCCCAAGTGTGAGCTCTTTCAGTCCAGCAG TTATGAACTGACCCTGGATCAGAACAGAGACCTGACTGCAGACAGGTTTCATCATATCCTCAGACTGCCACTAATGAAACGACATCTTAAAGATCAA GTGAAGGAGAAACAGAAAGGTTTCACAGCCAAGAGTTTGAGTATAACAGAGCTCATCTGCTCAGCGGACATGGCTACAGGAGTCAAG GTCGGTGTTGTGTGTGCATTGTACGGAGGTGCTGTTAGCAATCTAGGAAGTTCAGAGCAGAAGGAAAAATGGTATCTCCCGGTTTCA GAGTTAGAATTCACAGGCATGTTCGCCATGACCGAGAGGGGTCACGGTAGCAACGTACGGGGAATTCTTACTGAAGCCCGATACAATCAATCCACACAG GAGTTCATAATCCACACGCCCTCTAAAGACGCTCAGAAAATGTACATTGGAAACGCGATGAAAGGAAACGTCGCTGCTGTATTCGCTCAGCTCATTATAAACGGAGAGTTGCACG GCCCTCACTGTTTCATCGTACCCATCCGTGATCAGAATGGAGTCATGTGGCCGGGAGTGAGTGTGATTGACATGATGCACAAGGAAG GACTGCATGGGGTTGACAATGGCATTCTGATATTTGAGCATGTACGGATACCCCGGGAATATCTGCTAAGCAA GTTTGGTTTTGTCGCCGCTGATGGTCGGTACTCATCGCCAATCCCCAGTAAACAGAGCCGCTTTAATGCTATGCTGGCAGCACTGACGCCCACCCGTCTCTGTCTTACTGTACAGGCCATGGCCGCCATGAAG CTGGGGCTCATCATAGCCGTACGCTACAGTCACAG TCGCAGGCAGTTCGGTCCAAAGGACCAGGATGAGGTGAAGATCATCGAGCATCAGACGCAGAATCTAAGATTGATGCCGCACCTGGCTGCTGCCCTCGCGCTCACCTTCACCACCAG GTATGCCGCTGATCTGATGGATGATGCACTGTATCATGGGCGAGATCTTCAAAGCAATCGTTCTCTACAGGCGCTGGTCGCAGGACTCAAAGCGTACAGCACGTGGCAGAACCTCGCGTGTCTGCAAGACTGCCGTGAGTGTACTGGCGGCATG GGTTTCATGATGGAAAACCGAATCCCGTCTCTAAAGTGCGATTCAGACGTCTTTGTCACATTTGAAGGGGACAACATGGTCATGCTGCAG GTCGTGGTACGAGAGCTCTTGACTCAATACACCAAACAGATGGGAAACAACTTGGTGATGGGATTGTTAAGAAACTGGAGCAGCTCAGCCTCAGACAGCCTCAGAACCAG CTTTCTCAGCTTCAGCGTGGACAAAGTAGGAGACCTAACGTTCCTCCTGAAGGCGGTGAGGTACAGAGAAAGGGTGTTGCAACGTAGCCTAGCAAGTCGACTACACAGTAAG GTGGAGAAAAACAAAGAAGAGTTTTTCATGGCTTGGAACTCTTGTCTGCATCATGTGACCACTTTGGCTACGGCGCACATACATAGAG TGACCTTGGAGCAGTTCGCCCTGGCTGTTCAAGAATGTCCCGATGGAGACGACCGTGCCCTGCTCGATAAG TTTTGTCTTCTTCACGGCACTAGTTTGGTGTACCAGGAGAGAGCGTGGTACCTGGAGCACAACTACCTGACCGCCAACGCCAGCAGACAGATCCGCAGTCAG CTTTTGGAGCTGTGCAGGTCAGTAAAAGATGATGCATTGAAGGTGGTCGCTGATTTCAACATCCCACCCTGCTGCATACAGGCCCCTATCGCAGGGGTCGCCAACCCCAGGGCAGAATGGGCCTTCTACGCACAGCCGCAGTACCCTGGCGGCACCCAACCTCAGTCTAAGCTCTGA
- the acoxl gene encoding acyl-coenzyme A oxidase-like protein isoform X1, translating into MDQIQSGSSLLRYLDGEFWEIKDALREEIPKCELFQSSSYELTLDQNRDLTADRFHHILRLPLMKRHLKDQVKEKQKGFTAKSLSITELICSADMATGVKVGVVCALYGGAVSNLGSSEQKEKWYLPVSELEFTGMFAMTERGHGSNVRGILTEARYNQSTQEFIIHTPSKDAQKMYIGNAMKGNVAAVFAQLIINGELHGPHCFIVPIRDQNGVMWPGVSVIDMMHKEGLHGVDNGILIFEHVRIPREYLLSKFGFVAADGRYSSPIPSKQSRFNAMLAALTPTRLCLTVQAMAAMKLGLIIAVRYSHSRRQFGPKDQDEVKIIEHQTQNLRLMPHLAAALALTFTTRYAADLMDDALYHGRDLQSNRSLQALVAGLKAYSTWQNLACLQDCRECTGGMGFMMENRIPSLKCDSDVFVTFEGDNMVMLQVVVRELLTQYTKQMGNNLVMGLLRNWSSSASDSLRTSFLSFSVDKVGDLTFLLKAVRYRERVLQRSLASRLHSKQVEKNKEEFFMAWNSCLHHVTTLATAHIHRVTLEQFALAVQECPDGDDRALLDKFCLLHGTSLVYQERAWYLEHNYLTANASRQIRSQLLELCRSVKDDALKVVADFNIPPCCIQAPIAGVANPRAEWAFYAQPQYPGGTQPQSKL; encoded by the exons atgGACCAAATACAGTCTGGGAGCAGTCTGCTCAGATATCTGGATGGAGAATTCTGGGAGATTAAAGATGCGCTGCGGGAAGAGATTCCCAAGTGTGAGCTCTTTCAGTCCAGCAG TTATGAACTGACCCTGGATCAGAACAGAGACCTGACTGCAGACAGGTTTCATCATATCCTCAGACTGCCACTAATGAAACGACATCTTAAAGATCAA GTGAAGGAGAAACAGAAAGGTTTCACAGCCAAGAGTTTGAGTATAACAGAGCTCATCTGCTCAGCGGACATGGCTACAGGAGTCAAG GTCGGTGTTGTGTGTGCATTGTACGGAGGTGCTGTTAGCAATCTAGGAAGTTCAGAGCAGAAGGAAAAATGGTATCTCCCGGTTTCA GAGTTAGAATTCACAGGCATGTTCGCCATGACCGAGAGGGGTCACGGTAGCAACGTACGGGGAATTCTTACTGAAGCCCGATACAATCAATCCACACAG GAGTTCATAATCCACACGCCCTCTAAAGACGCTCAGAAAATGTACATTGGAAACGCGATGAAAGGAAACGTCGCTGCTGTATTCGCTCAGCTCATTATAAACGGAGAGTTGCACG GCCCTCACTGTTTCATCGTACCCATCCGTGATCAGAATGGAGTCATGTGGCCGGGAGTGAGTGTGATTGACATGATGCACAAGGAAG GACTGCATGGGGTTGACAATGGCATTCTGATATTTGAGCATGTACGGATACCCCGGGAATATCTGCTAAGCAA GTTTGGTTTTGTCGCCGCTGATGGTCGGTACTCATCGCCAATCCCCAGTAAACAGAGCCGCTTTAATGCTATGCTGGCAGCACTGACGCCCACCCGTCTCTGTCTTACTGTACAGGCCATGGCCGCCATGAAG CTGGGGCTCATCATAGCCGTACGCTACAGTCACAG TCGCAGGCAGTTCGGTCCAAAGGACCAGGATGAGGTGAAGATCATCGAGCATCAGACGCAGAATCTAAGATTGATGCCGCACCTGGCTGCTGCCCTCGCGCTCACCTTCACCACCAG GTATGCCGCTGATCTGATGGATGATGCACTGTATCATGGGCGAGATCTTCAAAGCAATCGTTCTCTACAGGCGCTGGTCGCAGGACTCAAAGCGTACAGCACGTGGCAGAACCTCGCGTGTCTGCAAGACTGCCGTGAGTGTACTGGCGGCATG GGTTTCATGATGGAAAACCGAATCCCGTCTCTAAAGTGCGATTCAGACGTCTTTGTCACATTTGAAGGGGACAACATGGTCATGCTGCAG GTCGTGGTACGAGAGCTCTTGACTCAATACACCAAACAGATGGGAAACAACTTGGTGATGGGATTGTTAAGAAACTGGAGCAGCTCAGCCTCAGACAGCCTCAGAACCAG CTTTCTCAGCTTCAGCGTGGACAAAGTAGGAGACCTAACGTTCCTCCTGAAGGCGGTGAGGTACAGAGAAAGGGTGTTGCAACGTAGCCTAGCAAGTCGACTACACAGTAAG CAGGTGGAGAAAAACAAAGAAGAGTTTTTCATGGCTTGGAACTCTTGTCTGCATCATGTGACCACTTTGGCTACGGCGCACATACATAGAG TGACCTTGGAGCAGTTCGCCCTGGCTGTTCAAGAATGTCCCGATGGAGACGACCGTGCCCTGCTCGATAAG TTTTGTCTTCTTCACGGCACTAGTTTGGTGTACCAGGAGAGAGCGTGGTACCTGGAGCACAACTACCTGACCGCCAACGCCAGCAGACAGATCCGCAGTCAG CTTTTGGAGCTGTGCAGGTCAGTAAAAGATGATGCATTGAAGGTGGTCGCTGATTTCAACATCCCACCCTGCTGCATACAGGCCCCTATCGCAGGGGTCGCCAACCCCAGGGCAGAATGGGCCTTCTACGCACAGCCGCAGTACCCTGGCGGCACCCAACCTCAGTCTAAGCTCTGA